One region of Opitutaceae bacterium genomic DNA includes:
- a CDS encoding DUF4340 domain-containing protein, producing the protein MKLKTLVVVVVILAAVSVGVHFLTRPAKHPPTDARVGQLLVARNVIEQARTIGLTENGKAVTLTKAADGNWQVTNYYDFPADFTKLSRLIGDLTTAKLDRLVTQNPERIGALEFKDTGITISDGANQEPWSLTIGKYAEGGGRFVRFGKENKAFLTRLNAYLDVEPKNWADASLLSLKPEDISSVEISFPNGDNLTAKRTRKEDSFASTEAPKGKRLKNESITSLISSAGSIRFSDTSDLTDPNAVAAREHSRNIRFTTFDGKTIDVALGRKPEQKIVKAPEAKKDGSTGPAALGSVADLAKTDDKSKSSASADAGHKADEKGGPAKAAETTETIPAGPVFVVVKSSDSAAPVNALMKKRAFQVYESAFTSLPASEPDMFEDAPAPTPAPVTPTSSSKPSTP; encoded by the coding sequence ATGAAACTGAAAACTCTCGTCGTCGTCGTCGTCATCCTTGCCGCGGTTTCCGTTGGCGTGCATTTCCTCACCCGTCCTGCGAAGCATCCTCCCACCGATGCGCGTGTCGGCCAGCTGCTCGTCGCGCGAAATGTGATCGAGCAGGCCCGCACGATCGGTCTGACGGAGAATGGAAAGGCCGTGACACTGACGAAGGCGGCGGACGGCAACTGGCAAGTCACCAACTACTACGACTTCCCCGCCGACTTCACCAAACTCTCTCGGCTCATCGGCGACCTGACCACAGCAAAGCTTGATCGACTGGTGACACAGAATCCCGAGCGCATAGGCGCCCTTGAGTTCAAAGACACCGGCATCACGATTTCCGACGGCGCAAACCAGGAGCCTTGGTCACTGACCATCGGCAAGTACGCGGAAGGCGGCGGACGCTTTGTTCGATTCGGCAAGGAGAACAAAGCCTTCCTCACCCGGTTGAACGCGTACCTCGACGTGGAGCCGAAAAACTGGGCTGACGCGAGTCTGCTCTCACTGAAACCCGAGGATATCTCCTCGGTGGAAATTTCCTTCCCCAACGGCGACAACCTGACTGCAAAACGCACCAGGAAGGAGGATTCATTTGCATCGACCGAGGCGCCCAAGGGCAAGCGCCTGAAGAACGAAAGCATCACATCGCTCATCTCCAGTGCCGGCAGCATTCGTTTTTCCGATACAAGCGACCTCACAGATCCCAACGCCGTCGCCGCCAGGGAACACTCCCGGAATATCCGGTTCACGACATTTGACGGAAAGACGATCGATGTGGCCCTGGGCCGCAAGCCCGAGCAAAAAATCGTCAAGGCACCCGAAGCCAAAAAGGACGGTTCCACCGGCCCTGCAGCCCTCGGATCGGTCGCAGATCTTGCCAAGACCGACGACAAATCCAAGAGCAGCGCCAGCGCTGATGCGGGACACAAGGCCGACGAAAAGGGAGGCCCGGCAAAGGCCGCTGAAACCACGGAAACCATCCCCGCCGGTCCGGTTTTCGTGGTCGTCAAGAGTTCCGATTCGGCTGCCCCCGTAAACGCCCTGATGAAGAAGCGTGCATTTCAGGTGTACGAATCGGCATTCACAAGTCTCCCTGCAAGCGAGCCCGATATGTTCGAGGACGCTCCCGCTCCCACGCCGGCGCCTGTCACACCAACCTCAAGCTCCAAGCCTTCCACTCCTTGA
- the metF gene encoding methylenetetrahydrofolate reductase [NAD(P)H] — MIPDHPISALFAQKRPLRSLEFFPPKDESGIESLRQSASALKRISPDFVSVTYGAGGSTRDRTSQVSAILKNDLGFTVMPHLTCVGHSRTELAALADRIHADGFRNIMALRGDPPRGTASFPVASDGLRYASELVVLLKNRHPDFCLGVAGYPEKHPEAASLDSDLDALKRKVDAGASFITTQLFFDNAIYFDFVARCHRRGISVPVVPGVMPVLSLKQIQRFTALCGATLPQRLLRRLEATDDNPDVAEMIGLDWALDQIRDLLGQGAPGYHLYIMNRTRGALALAAGLAA, encoded by the coding sequence ATGATTCCTGATCATCCGATCTCAGCCTTGTTCGCCCAAAAGCGGCCGCTGCGCTCTTTGGAATTTTTCCCGCCCAAGGACGAATCAGGGATCGAGTCGCTTCGACAGTCTGCATCCGCACTCAAGCGGATTTCACCCGATTTCGTTTCTGTCACCTACGGGGCAGGCGGAAGCACGCGCGATCGGACCAGTCAGGTCAGCGCCATTTTGAAAAATGACCTCGGCTTCACGGTCATGCCCCACCTCACCTGCGTCGGACATTCCCGCACCGAGCTTGCCGCGCTGGCGGATCGCATCCACGCGGATGGCTTCCGAAACATCATGGCACTCCGCGGCGATCCCCCCAGAGGCACCGCCAGTTTTCCTGTCGCATCCGACGGCCTGCGTTACGCCAGCGAGCTGGTTGTCCTGCTCAAGAACCGCCATCCTGATTTCTGCCTCGGCGTCGCCGGTTATCCCGAAAAGCACCCCGAAGCGGCATCCCTTGATTCGGACCTCGACGCGCTGAAACGAAAGGTCGACGCCGGAGCCTCCTTCATCACAACCCAGTTGTTCTTCGACAACGCGATCTACTTCGACTTCGTCGCACGCTGCCACCGACGGGGAATATCGGTCCCGGTTGTCCCCGGCGTCATGCCTGTGCTCTCCCTCAAGCAGATCCAGCGTTTCACCGCCTTGTGCGGCGCAACCTTGCCGCAACGGTTGCTGCGTCGCCTCGAAGCCACAGACGACAACCCCGACGTCGCCGAAATGATCGGACTCGACTGGGCGTTGGACCAGATCCGAGACCTGCTCGGGCAGGGTGCCCCGGGCTACCACTTGTACATCATGAACCGCACGCGCGGTGCCCTGGCTTTGGCCGCCGGTTTGGCTGCGTAG
- a CDS encoding PEGA domain-containing protein, translating to MPNSLGNALFIEISELTVQLVRARGHTIELYRECLRDQRDDILQALKEGSPKGEFSSSPVLAAISPSRSFSYLASEDECRQLQTPGEIVRHIEMPCERLVGPIALAACNADDGRSINASARSRWLLVGSGQEVLAASQAYLSDLGLKETIISPAVTNHLGALQTACQLSGAPSSVLVWDLGRQSSTFHLVNRKGVLAVRGCSVGLDHVADAIQAELSLASRGAAAKLFLNSFFDFADTGPKVVKRLLPEVKAAVKAVGGDPSSIFCLGLPSDNIWFAHDVGILLGLTPWHPAITSLAQELGVDFVGNSLVNRLGFNAAGLLHMVGSRAGGSDCWHPAWQMIEIEAKSKVHSGQTAPASSAREAEALVTPGVGAGVPESAHSFAARTHTQSESRPAATSVLAQATARAKALTSPTPPAENIAVRQAPTQKSPTARALAASVLTQTETKALLSDRTTKHVETHPLAKPEEQSATSLQHATNEVATSSPPPAAVPKVSPSAEASKSDTPGDATKEKGGKRPIALFVAITAVLAVGVAGWFTFDAHRQQEIAQTLRVEAEKRAADALAKARQEEEAARLETERLRKEAEIEREKAVAAVRLRTEQEILERVEAERRENAPGILVVRTDPTGAHVSIDGALPQATPLTTNSLSIGTHSLAISLPGYDTTTRTVEIKRDHTTDLGLIELMRQVGRLEILSEPAGLTFELRQSTEQPESKPIQTGVTPATLNDLVVGDYVVTLLRTGWKPVTATAKISSLSTTQVVPLFATSRLTVSSTPAGAIVMRDGEVMGTTPLQLPELEPGEYTFDLSLAEHDSATITTRIKAGSDSEVTASLLPFDRILKTSEIAKAPVAIKTVAPDYESRGRDVPEEAVISCVIDRDGVPRSLNVEKTSSVNFGNACLVALAKWRFKPATTNSGRTANVRVSVPFNAGSR from the coding sequence GTGCCCAACTCCCTAGGAAATGCCCTCTTCATTGAGATTTCAGAGCTGACTGTTCAGCTCGTACGGGCTCGCGGTCATACGATCGAGCTCTACCGCGAATGCCTGCGCGATCAACGCGATGACATCCTGCAGGCATTGAAGGAGGGATCTCCCAAAGGAGAGTTTTCCTCGAGTCCCGTTCTTGCAGCCATCAGTCCATCCCGAAGCTTCTCGTATCTCGCCTCTGAAGATGAATGCAGGCAGCTTCAAACCCCGGGCGAAATTGTCCGACACATCGAGATGCCGTGCGAGCGTCTCGTCGGTCCAATCGCCCTCGCTGCGTGCAATGCAGATGACGGTAGATCGATCAACGCATCGGCGCGCTCCCGCTGGCTGCTTGTCGGCTCGGGACAGGAGGTACTGGCGGCTTCGCAGGCCTATCTTTCTGACCTGGGGCTGAAGGAAACCATCATATCACCTGCCGTCACCAATCACCTCGGAGCTCTTCAAACCGCCTGCCAACTCTCCGGCGCACCCAGTTCAGTTCTGGTTTGGGATCTGGGCAGGCAATCCTCCACTTTCCATCTCGTCAATCGCAAGGGTGTGCTCGCGGTTCGAGGCTGTTCCGTCGGATTGGACCATGTCGCCGACGCCATTCAAGCGGAGCTCTCTCTCGCCTCACGGGGTGCAGCGGCAAAACTCTTTCTCAATTCGTTCTTCGATTTCGCCGACACCGGCCCCAAGGTCGTGAAACGTCTGCTTCCTGAGGTTAAAGCGGCGGTCAAGGCCGTCGGAGGAGATCCATCGTCCATTTTCTGCCTCGGCCTTCCCTCAGACAACATCTGGTTTGCTCACGACGTTGGCATCCTCCTCGGTCTCACCCCATGGCACCCAGCGATCACCTCCCTCGCACAGGAGTTGGGCGTGGATTTTGTCGGCAACTCATTGGTCAACCGGCTCGGTTTCAATGCTGCGGGATTGCTGCACATGGTGGGGAGCCGGGCTGGGGGCTCCGATTGCTGGCACCCCGCATGGCAGATGATCGAAATTGAAGCCAAATCCAAAGTCCACTCCGGGCAAACCGCTCCTGCTTCGTCAGCCAGGGAAGCGGAGGCCTTGGTGACGCCCGGGGTCGGAGCCGGGGTGCCTGAGTCCGCACACAGCTTTGCGGCGAGGACTCACACGCAATCTGAATCAAGGCCGGCGGCAACCTCCGTGCTCGCTCAGGCGACCGCGCGGGCAAAGGCTCTTACAAGCCCGACGCCTCCCGCTGAAAACATCGCAGTCAGACAGGCGCCAACACAAAAAAGTCCGACGGCGAGGGCGCTGGCGGCATCCGTCCTGACTCAGACGGAAACAAAGGCACTGCTTTCGGACAGGACCACCAAGCACGTTGAAACCCATCCGCTGGCGAAACCAGAAGAGCAGTCCGCAACAAGCCTCCAGCATGCGACCAATGAGGTTGCAACTTCATCACCGCCGCCCGCTGCTGTCCCGAAGGTTTCTCCGTCCGCGGAAGCTTCAAAATCCGACACTCCCGGCGACGCAACGAAGGAGAAGGGAGGGAAACGCCCAATCGCGCTGTTTGTGGCAATCACGGCTGTTCTCGCCGTCGGAGTGGCCGGCTGGTTCACTTTCGATGCACACAGACAGCAAGAAATCGCCCAGACTCTCCGAGTCGAGGCCGAGAAGCGGGCTGCTGACGCCCTCGCCAAGGCCAGGCAGGAGGAGGAAGCTGCGCGTTTGGAAACGGAGCGCCTTCGCAAGGAAGCCGAGATTGAACGCGAGAAAGCCGTCGCCGCCGTCAGACTGCGCACCGAACAAGAGATCCTCGAACGAGTCGAAGCTGAGCGTCGCGAAAACGCACCAGGCATTCTCGTTGTTCGCACGGATCCAACCGGCGCCCATGTTTCAATTGACGGTGCGCTTCCGCAGGCGACTCCTCTGACTACCAACAGCCTTTCCATCGGAACACACAGCCTGGCCATCAGTCTGCCCGGCTATGACACGACCACACGCACAGTCGAAATCAAGCGCGACCATACGACGGATCTCGGCCTGATTGAACTCATGCGCCAAGTCGGCCGGCTTGAAATCCTCAGTGAACCCGCCGGGCTGACGTTTGAGTTGCGCCAATCGACGGAGCAGCCGGAATCCAAACCCATCCAGACCGGTGTCACCCCGGCCACGCTCAACGATCTTGTTGTAGGCGACTATGTGGTCACACTCCTGCGCACAGGATGGAAACCGGTGACCGCAACTGCAAAAATCTCCTCCTTGAGCACGACTCAGGTGGTGCCTCTCTTTGCAACCTCACGCCTGACGGTGAGTTCAACTCCCGCGGGTGCGATTGTCATGAGGGACGGCGAAGTCATGGGCACCACGCCGCTCCAATTGCCCGAACTTGAGCCGGGGGAGTACACCTTCGATCTATCGCTGGCGGAACATGACTCCGCGACCATCACCACCCGAATTAAGGCCGGTTCCGACTCGGAGGTCACCGCCAGTCTGCTTCCCTTTGATCGCATACTGAAGACTTCCGAAATTGCAAAAGCCCCTGTCGCCATCAAGACAGTCGCTCCGGACTATGAATCACGGGGACGCGACGTTCCGGAGGAAGCGGTGATCTCCTGTGTGATTGATCGCGACGGTGTGCCTCGTTCGCTGAACGTGGAAAAGACATCCTCCGTGAACTTTGGAAACGCCTGTCTGGTCGCCCTCGCAAAGTGGCGTTTCAAGCCGGCAACCACCAACAGCGGCCGCACTGCCAATGTGAGGGTTTCCGTACCATTCAACGCAGGCTCACGCTGA